Proteins encoded together in one Streptomyces sp. B1I3 window:
- a CDS encoding DUF6207 family protein, producing MRQINDAHVARPGLAVVEVAAADDETAFAVQELLAARWGIAPADRTTREPGEPGVRLRCFLDLRQGPDSEHQAEGKPDPVTD from the coding sequence ATGAGGCAGATCAATGACGCGCATGTGGCAAGGCCGGGTCTGGCCGTGGTGGAGGTCGCGGCCGCCGATGATGAGACCGCGTTCGCGGTCCAGGAGTTGCTCGCCGCCCGCTGGGGAATCGCGCCGGCGGACCGTACGACGCGCGAGCCCGGCGAACCCGGCGTACGGCTGCGCTGCTTCCTGGACCTGCGCCAGGGACCCGACTCGGAGCACCAGGCGGAGGGCAAGCCTGACCCGGTGACCGACTGA
- a CDS encoding IS701 family transposase yields the protein MIDDAPASEWEHGLEELFLRIGHRFPRVEPRRRMRDYVRGLLGPVGRKNSWQLAEFAGHRTPDGLQHLLAKSRWEADEIRDDLQGYIAEHLGTDDGILIIDDTGFVKKGTTSAGVQRQYSGTAGRTETCQIGVFAAYATTRGHALVDRELYLPKSWTDDPERCRTARIPEHRPFATKNQLARTMVLRAQAGPLPVAWVAADAAYGQDSRFRRFLEDAGLSYVVAVPKSQQVHGPRIEHLIGQAPDEAWQRLSCGDGAKGPRLYDWAAARLPAVWEFDGDEPTRQRWMLARRSITKPDELAYFLASASLDATVADLARIAGCRWRIEECFQSAKNECGLDQYEVRRYVGWHRHITLAMLAHAFLAVTAAQERQKGEPTMTRPTSWTSPRPRSAVYWQLPAGVLLDRATMR from the coding sequence GTGATCGATGACGCACCTGCCTCCGAGTGGGAACACGGGCTGGAAGAACTCTTCTTGCGGATCGGACACCGCTTCCCCCGCGTCGAGCCCAGACGCCGGATGCGGGACTACGTGCGAGGACTGCTCGGGCCCGTGGGCCGCAAGAACTCCTGGCAACTGGCCGAGTTCGCCGGGCACCGCACGCCTGATGGGCTGCAGCATCTCCTGGCGAAGAGCCGCTGGGAAGCCGACGAGATACGCGACGACCTGCAGGGATACATCGCCGAACACCTCGGCACCGACGACGGCATTCTGATCATCGACGACACAGGCTTCGTCAAGAAGGGCACCACCTCAGCCGGGGTGCAACGGCAGTACTCCGGAACCGCCGGCCGCACCGAGACCTGCCAGATCGGCGTCTTCGCCGCCTACGCCACCACCCGCGGTCACGCTCTCGTCGACCGCGAGCTCTACCTCCCCAAGTCCTGGACCGACGACCCCGAACGCTGCCGCACAGCCCGCATCCCCGAACACCGCCCGTTCGCGACCAAGAACCAGCTGGCCCGCACGATGGTCCTGCGAGCGCAGGCCGGCCCGCTGCCCGTCGCCTGGGTAGCGGCCGATGCCGCCTACGGACAGGACTCCCGCTTCCGACGCTTCCTGGAAGACGCCGGCCTGTCCTATGTCGTGGCCGTGCCGAAGTCCCAGCAGGTCCACGGACCCCGCATCGAGCACCTCATCGGCCAGGCCCCCGACGAGGCATGGCAGCGGCTCTCCTGCGGTGACGGTGCCAAAGGGCCTCGGCTTTACGACTGGGCTGCCGCACGACTGCCGGCGGTCTGGGAGTTCGACGGCGATGAGCCCACCCGGCAACGCTGGATGCTCGCCCGCCGCAGCATCACCAAGCCCGACGAACTGGCCTACTTCCTCGCATCCGCCTCCTTGGACGCCACCGTCGCCGATCTTGCACGGATCGCCGGATGCCGCTGGAGAATTGAGGAGTGCTTCCAGAGCGCGAAGAACGAATGCGGCTTGGACCAGTACGAAGTCCGCCGTTACGTCGGCTGGCACCGGCACATCACCCTCGCCATGCTCGCCCACGCGTTCCTGGCCGTCACCGCCGCCCAGGAACGGCAAAAGGGGGAGCCGACCATGACACGCCCGACCTCGTGGACCTCACCCCGGCCGAGATCCGCCGTCTACTGGCAGCTACCAGCCGGCGTCCTGCTCGACAGGGCAACCATGCGATGA
- a CDS encoding IS5 family transposase: protein MSRRQRPYPSDLSDARWELLEPTLTAWRAERRGKGLDIGRPPEHDLRRIMDAILYVERTGIPWRYLPHDFAPWETVYGYFAAWQKDEVFDQLNGLLRRLVRKAEGRDVEPSACVLDAQSIKTSANVPAAGQGIDAGKKIAGRKRHIGVDTLGLLLAVLVTAASVSDNAGGIHLLSDIAAGHPRVTKAWADTGYRTKVIDHGARLGIDVEVTRRDPGQKGFKVIPRRWVVERTFGWLMHHRRLARDYETHPHRSEAMIRLAMIDLMSRRLTRESTPNWKDS from the coding sequence ATGTCTCGTCGACAGCGACCGTATCCGAGCGACCTGTCCGATGCCCGTTGGGAACTGCTGGAACCAACTCTGACGGCCTGGCGAGCCGAACGGAGAGGGAAGGGCCTGGACATTGGCCGGCCGCCTGAACACGATCTGCGCCGGATCATGGATGCCATCCTCTACGTCGAGCGGACCGGGATCCCCTGGCGGTATCTGCCGCACGACTTCGCTCCGTGGGAAACCGTCTACGGGTACTTCGCCGCCTGGCAGAAGGACGAGGTCTTCGACCAGCTCAATGGTCTCCTGCGGCGCCTGGTCCGAAAGGCCGAAGGCCGCGATGTCGAGCCCAGCGCCTGCGTCCTCGACGCCCAGAGCATCAAAACCTCGGCCAATGTGCCCGCGGCCGGCCAGGGCATCGACGCGGGCAAGAAGATCGCAGGCCGCAAACGCCACATCGGCGTCGACACACTTGGCCTCCTCCTGGCCGTGCTGGTCACCGCCGCCAGCGTCTCCGACAACGCCGGCGGCATCCATCTGCTCTCGGACATTGCCGCAGGCCACCCCCGCGTCACGAAGGCATGGGCCGACACCGGCTACCGCACCAAAGTCATCGACCACGGCGCCCGCTTGGGCATCGATGTCGAAGTCACTCGTCGCGATCCGGGCCAGAAGGGCTTCAAGGTGATTCCGCGGCGCTGGGTGGTCGAGCGGACCTTCGGCTGGCTCATGCATCACCGCCGCCTGGCCCGCGACTACGAAACTCACCCCCATCGCTCCGAAGCGATGATCCGCCTCGCGATGATCGACCTGATGAGCCGCAGGCTCACCCGAGAGTCGACTCCGAACTGGAAGGACTCATAG
- a CDS encoding NB-ARC domain-containing protein: protein MPQVLDPVKARTIDEFIAELRLLKAWAGNPSITEITRRIHRDWQRAGRPRGEWPARSTVGNCFQLGRRRPNPDLLLAVVQALVGADEAILSVWRQSLRAVLGEAETAARVSAYDRLPAGPSAFVGRADLVAQAEALLACDQDVTALALEGMAGVGKTSLALHIAHRLLAEDRTDAPVLVANLRGSAPEGPPADPSAVLETFLRLLGTTGDRIPYDLDARSALYRQLLAGTGALIVLDDAADAEQLRPLLPGVRGCHTVITSRLALTGLGGTTRLSVQPLDPDDSVELLRATAGTDRIAPDIPAVQQIATLLGHLPLALSVIGRHMRDHPAWALIDYYREPLITLALEDGVRTALSASDARLPKGARRLLRLLALHPVQEIDAATAAALLGEPPAATEHHLANLTAAHLIERTTPGRFRLHPLVHAYAEERICIDEPATRIRQALGRLLEHGRSREAAVRLETRTLHTLRLPIPQQHAEADEESTLLQQLHAGRVLAA, encoded by the coding sequence GTGCCGCAGGTACTGGATCCGGTAAAGGCCCGCACGATCGACGAGTTCATCGCGGAGCTGCGGTTGCTCAAGGCGTGGGCGGGCAATCCGTCGATCACCGAGATAACGCGGCGTATCCACCGGGACTGGCAGCGGGCAGGACGCCCGCGCGGCGAATGGCCGGCCCGCTCGACGGTGGGCAACTGCTTCCAGCTGGGCCGCCGCCGCCCTAACCCCGACCTGCTGTTGGCCGTGGTCCAGGCGCTCGTGGGTGCCGACGAAGCGATCCTCTCCGTCTGGCGGCAGTCGCTTCGTGCGGTGCTCGGCGAGGCCGAGACCGCCGCACGGGTCAGTGCCTACGACCGGCTGCCCGCAGGACCTTCCGCGTTCGTAGGCAGGGCTGATCTGGTGGCCCAGGCAGAGGCCTTACTGGCCTGCGACCAGGACGTGACGGCGCTGGCCCTGGAGGGCATGGCGGGCGTGGGCAAGACGTCGCTGGCCCTGCACATCGCCCACCGGCTGCTCGCTGAGGACCGCACCGACGCACCCGTCCTGGTCGCGAACCTGCGCGGCTCCGCGCCTGAGGGCCCGCCCGCCGACCCGTCCGCCGTCCTGGAGACGTTCCTTCGCCTGCTCGGCACCACCGGCGACCGCATCCCGTACGATCTCGACGCACGGTCAGCTCTCTACCGGCAGCTGCTGGCGGGTACCGGCGCGCTGATTGTCCTGGACGACGCGGCAGACGCGGAACAGCTGCGGCCCCTGCTTCCCGGGGTCCGAGGATGCCACACGGTGATCACCAGTCGGCTTGCCCTGACCGGCCTCGGTGGCACCACTCGCCTGTCGGTGCAACCGCTCGACCCGGACGACTCTGTCGAGCTGCTGCGGGCGACAGCGGGAACCGACCGCATCGCCCCGGATATCCCGGCCGTCCAGCAGATCGCCACCCTGCTGGGCCACCTCCCGCTGGCGCTGTCGGTCATCGGCCGCCACATGCGCGATCACCCCGCATGGGCGCTCATTGACTACTACCGCGAGCCCCTGATCACTCTGGCGCTGGAGGACGGCGTACGGACCGCGCTATCCGCGTCCGACGCGCGACTGCCGAAGGGCGCGCGACGGCTGCTGCGCCTGCTCGCCCTCCATCCGGTGCAGGAGATCGACGCCGCCACGGCCGCCGCGCTCCTGGGCGAACCGCCCGCCGCGACCGAGCATCACCTCGCCAACCTCACGGCAGCGCACCTGATCGAGCGCACCACGCCCGGCCGCTTCCGACTCCACCCCCTCGTCCACGCCTACGCGGAGGAACGTATCTGCATCGACGAACCGGCCACCCGCATCCGCCAGGCCCTGGGCCGCCTGCTGGAACACGGCCGCAGCCGCGAGGCCGCCGTACGACTGGAAACCCGCACCCTGCACACACTCCGCCTGCCCATACCGCAGCAGCACGCCGAAGCAGACGAAGAGTCCACGTTGCTGCAGCAGCTGCACGCAGGGCGGGTACTCGCAGCCTGA
- a CDS encoding IS1380 family transposase, translated as MQAIGLRSKVHVSADGSGVVGHAGARLLADLADATGLTAAYSAALRPLRPRGTGHDPGRVATDLAVMLADGGEAIADLAVLRDQGEVFGPVASTPTAWRLLADTDEAALASLRAARATAREVAWMQAAETSEGIPAVRAGGRELPGLVLDLDATLVACHSEKEQAAPTYKGGFGFHPLLCFLANTGEAVSGQLRPGNSGANTAADHIAVLDQALAQIPDAHRHGTDILIRADSAGSAKAFLAHVRNTRKRGVRTFFSVGYAITEPVRRAVRAMPDRLWHPALNQDGTLRDGAEVAELTGMVDLAGYPAGTRIIVRRERPHPGAQLSLFDQDEGLRHQVFLTDTPYSGGGSAQFLEVRHRGHATVEDHIRCGKTTGFGRFPSRDFGVNTVWLELSLTAVDLLAWARVLLLDGELAAAEPKKLRYRLLHVAARLTRGGRRPRLRISATWPWRHELTTAFPRLATLPRPAS; from the coding sequence GTGCAGGCTATCGGGTTGCGTTCCAAGGTCCATGTCAGTGCCGATGGTTCGGGGGTGGTCGGGCATGCCGGGGCACGGTTGCTGGCGGACCTCGCTGACGCCACCGGGCTGACCGCCGCGTACTCCGCCGCTCTCAGGCCACTTCGGCCGCGCGGGACCGGACATGATCCGGGCCGGGTCGCCACCGATCTCGCTGTGATGCTCGCCGACGGCGGTGAGGCGATCGCGGATCTGGCCGTGCTGCGCGACCAGGGCGAGGTGTTCGGCCCGGTCGCCTCCACACCCACGGCCTGGCGATTGCTCGCCGACACCGACGAGGCCGCACTCGCCTCACTGCGAGCGGCCCGCGCCACGGCCCGGGAAGTCGCCTGGATGCAGGCCGCCGAGACCAGCGAAGGCATACCTGCCGTTCGGGCCGGCGGACGAGAGCTTCCCGGCCTGGTTCTGGACCTCGACGCCACGCTGGTCGCCTGCCACTCGGAAAAGGAACAGGCCGCCCCGACCTACAAGGGCGGCTTCGGCTTCCATCCGCTGCTGTGTTTCCTCGCGAACACCGGCGAGGCCGTGTCGGGACAGCTACGGCCCGGCAACTCCGGAGCCAACACTGCCGCCGATCACATCGCGGTGCTCGACCAGGCGCTCGCTCAGATCCCCGACGCTCACCGGCACGGCACCGACATCCTCATCCGCGCCGACAGTGCCGGATCCGCGAAAGCCTTCCTCGCCCACGTCCGCAACACACGGAAACGAGGAGTCCGTACCTTCTTCTCGGTTGGATACGCCATCACCGAGCCGGTCCGCCGCGCTGTCCGGGCGATGCCCGACCGACTCTGGCATCCCGCCCTTAACCAGGACGGCACCCTGCGTGATGGCGCCGAGGTCGCCGAGCTGACCGGCATGGTCGATCTGGCCGGCTACCCGGCCGGCACCCGCATCATCGTGCGCCGCGAGCGGCCGCACCCCGGAGCCCAACTGTCCCTGTTCGACCAGGACGAGGGCCTGCGTCACCAGGTGTTCCTCACCGACACCCCTTACTCCGGTGGTGGTTCCGCCCAGTTCCTGGAGGTCCGCCACCGCGGGCATGCCACCGTCGAGGACCACATCCGGTGCGGCAAAACCACTGGATTCGGCCGCTTCCCCTCCCGCGACTTCGGTGTCAACACCGTCTGGCTCGAACTCAGCCTCACGGCGGTCGACCTGCTGGCCTGGGCCCGCGTCCTGCTGCTGGACGGCGAACTGGCCGCCGCCGAGCCGAAGAAGCTCCGCTACCGGCTGCTGCACGTCGCCGCACGCCTCACCCGCGGCGGCCGCCGCCCGCGCTTGCGAATATCGGCGACCTGGCCCTGGAGACACGAACTGACCACGGCCTTCCCTCGCCTCGCCACGTTGCCCCGTCCCGCAAGCTGA
- a CDS encoding carboxymuconolactone decarboxylase family protein, with the protein MTDDAMTADDTTTDGTFARRTEAVRARYHSTLGVVPGGVKERLRLARDFDRLPTEEALAALRHIVLTDNPLGARVQQLVHYGQLLSLGREHPARIHARGALHAGATAAELIGVAETALITSGVPAYALGTEIVIDILATPTL; encoded by the coding sequence ATGACCGACGACGCGATGACGGCCGACGACACGACGACCGATGGCACCTTCGCCCGGCGCACCGAGGCCGTGCGAGCCCGCTACCACTCCACCCTCGGAGTCGTTCCGGGCGGCGTGAAGGAGCGACTGCGCCTGGCGCGGGACTTCGACCGGCTCCCCACCGAAGAGGCACTCGCGGCGCTGCGGCACATCGTGCTGACCGACAATCCGCTGGGCGCTCGCGTGCAGCAGCTCGTCCACTACGGGCAACTCCTGTCCCTCGGCCGGGAACACCCAGCCAGGATTCACGCCCGGGGCGCGCTCCACGCGGGCGCCACCGCCGCCGAGCTCATCGGGGTCGCCGAGACCGCCCTCATCACCTCGGGCGTCCCGGCGTACGCCTTGGGAACGGAGATCGTCATCGACATCCTGGCGACCCCCACCCTCTGA
- a CDS encoding MerR family transcriptional regulator has translation MYPSLTPPRQVKIGDAAAFAGITPRAIRHYHEIGLLPEPERGGDGRRRYGYDDMTRLLWIRKMADAGISLDDMRAAFGEARDEAGDEALDQAPDIESVLSKLEKTLAAQEAAIKRRRAAVQRLQVVGSPLGLLSELVTDRLSHLPPGALRPSDLDALLVTERIFGPLGAAIQASAFIVLATQPDLRAEDDRLEAAEAALDDGVEPDDPRVEELAVQRCTQQMALNQAIEAAGLDAAEEKIFETYDADLKGEEGTEMSAATAITKMSYDFSPARMRCMELAGRLFGEALANAHSADS, from the coding sequence ATGTACCCCTCCCTCACGCCTCCCCGGCAGGTCAAGATCGGTGATGCCGCTGCGTTCGCCGGGATCACCCCACGCGCCATCCGCCACTACCACGAGATCGGTCTGCTGCCGGAGCCCGAGCGCGGCGGGGACGGCCGCCGCCGCTACGGCTATGACGACATGACCCGCCTGCTGTGGATCCGCAAGATGGCTGATGCCGGTATCAGCCTGGACGACATGCGGGCCGCCTTCGGCGAAGCCCGGGACGAAGCTGGAGACGAAGCCCTGGACCAAGCCCCGGATATCGAGTCGGTCCTGAGCAAGCTGGAAAAAACCTTGGCGGCGCAGGAGGCCGCCATCAAACGTCGGCGCGCGGCTGTCCAGCGCCTGCAGGTGGTGGGCAGCCCGCTGGGGCTGCTCTCCGAACTGGTCACGGACCGGCTCAGCCACCTGCCCCCGGGCGCGTTGCGCCCCTCCGATCTGGACGCCCTGCTGGTCACGGAACGGATCTTCGGGCCGCTGGGCGCCGCCATCCAGGCCAGCGCGTTCATCGTGCTGGCCACCCAACCCGACCTGCGGGCCGAGGATGACCGTCTTGAGGCGGCCGAGGCCGCCCTCGACGACGGCGTCGAACCCGACGACCCGCGCGTCGAAGAGCTCGCCGTACAGCGATGCACTCAACAAATGGCCCTGAATCAGGCCATCGAGGCAGCTGGTCTCGACGCGGCCGAGGAGAAGATCTTCGAGACCTACGACGCCGACCTGAAAGGGGAGGAGGGCACAGAGATGAGTGCCGCCACAGCGATCACCAAGATGTCATACGACTTCTCTCCTGCCCGGATGCGCTGCATGGAACTCGCCGGACGGCTCTTCGGCGAGGCCCTTGCCAACGCCCACTCCGCGGACAGCTGA
- a CDS encoding MerR family transcriptional regulator — MTIGQLAEITGVPASAIRFWERHGLLPAPERQSGQRRYPPGAAQRIVVLRKCQRAGLTLAEIGEFQEDQPRRQAMIRAKIAEVEQRRIDLDHAHQLLVHALQCGEEDIVSCTKFREQMAAWETSAPTSL; from the coding sequence ATGACCATCGGACAGCTCGCGGAGATCACCGGAGTACCGGCGTCGGCCATCCGGTTCTGGGAACGCCACGGCCTGCTGCCCGCGCCCGAGCGCCAGAGTGGGCAGCGGCGTTACCCGCCGGGGGCCGCGCAGCGGATCGTGGTGCTGCGCAAGTGTCAGCGGGCGGGGCTGACCCTGGCGGAGATCGGCGAGTTCCAGGAGGACCAACCGCGCAGGCAGGCGATGATCCGCGCCAAGATCGCCGAGGTCGAGCAGCGGAGGATCGACCTCGACCACGCCCACCAGCTCCTGGTCCACGCCCTGCAGTGCGGCGAGGAGGACATCGTCAGTTGCACCAAGTTCCGGGAGCAGATGGCCGCCTGGGAGACGTCCGCCCCGACCTCGTTGTAG
- a CDS encoding IS5 family transposase: MAKRRRYPSDLSDARWELIEPVLAAWRLERRSRALDFGRPPEHDLRDIMDAILYVDRTGVQWRYLPHDFPHWNTVYGYFAKWADEGVFAQLNGLLRQLLREKEGRDAEPSACVIDAQSVKSSTSVHASGQGIDASKKIVGRKRSIITDTLGLLLAVLVTAASVQDSVAATRLIDQVAADHPGIRKAWVDGGYRQHLAEHAAALGIDMEITARKPGTRGFAPIPKRWAVERTYGWLMLHRRLARDYETLPTRSEAVIHIAMTDLMARRLTSENTISWRDPKKTTEQAIPG, encoded by the coding sequence ATGGCTAAGCGACGTCGGTATCCGAGTGATCTGTCCGATGCCCGCTGGGAGTTGATCGAGCCGGTCCTTGCGGCCTGGCGTCTCGAGCGCCGGAGCCGGGCTCTGGACTTCGGCCGGCCGCCCGAGCATGACCTGCGCGACATCATGGACGCGATCTTGTATGTGGACCGGACCGGGGTTCAGTGGCGGTACCTCCCGCACGACTTCCCGCACTGGAACACCGTCTACGGCTACTTCGCCAAATGGGCCGACGAGGGCGTGTTCGCCCAGCTCAACGGTCTGCTCAGGCAGCTCCTGCGGGAGAAGGAGGGACGCGATGCCGAGCCTTCGGCCTGCGTGATCGACGCCCAGAGCGTCAAGAGCTCCACCAGCGTTCACGCCTCGGGTCAGGGCATCGACGCCAGCAAGAAGATCGTCGGCCGGAAGCGGAGCATCATCACCGACACACTCGGTCTTCTCCTGGCGGTGCTGGTCACTGCGGCCAGCGTGCAGGACTCCGTCGCCGCCACCCGGCTCATCGACCAGGTCGCCGCCGACCACCCCGGAATCCGCAAGGCCTGGGTCGACGGCGGCTACCGCCAGCACCTCGCCGAGCATGCCGCCGCCCTCGGCATCGACATGGAGATCACCGCCCGCAAGCCCGGGACCAGAGGATTCGCCCCGATCCCGAAACGCTGGGCAGTCGAGAGGACCTACGGCTGGCTCATGCTCCACCGCCGCCTGGCCCGCGACTACGAAACCCTGCCCACCCGCTCCGAAGCCGTCATCCATATCGCTATGACCGACCTCATGGCCCGCCGCCTCACCAGCGAGAACACCATCTCCTGGCGCGACCCGAAGAAAACCACAGAACAGGCCATCCCGGGATGA
- a CDS encoding class II aldolase/adducin family protein, producing the protein MATTRAANERAHELVAAAEALFTAGVMSHSGHANLSARLDAESFLLTPGFVRGLRPGDLATVSLDGRVLEGELRSVSAEIIAMHSAVYRARPHVGAVIHTHSPCATAFAVAHRPLPCRTEPMLRFGQPEEVPVVPWGPRGSDVSVRGIVHVLERRPTTSAALLANHGLIVFGPDPAATAHLVVAVEESAEAEIAAAAIGGAVDFPEGALAAVRASIARVAS; encoded by the coding sequence ATGGCAACCACACGAGCGGCGAACGAGCGGGCGCACGAGCTGGTCGCGGCGGCGGAGGCGCTCTTCACGGCGGGGGTGATGTCCCACTCGGGGCATGCCAACCTAAGCGCCCGGCTCGACGCCGAAAGCTTCCTGCTGACGCCGGGATTCGTTCGCGGGCTCCGCCCCGGCGACCTCGCGACCGTCAGCCTCGACGGGCGGGTCCTGGAAGGGGAGCTACGGTCGGTCAGCGCCGAGATCATCGCCATGCACAGCGCCGTCTACCGCGCCCGCCCGCACGTGGGCGCCGTCATCCACACCCACTCGCCCTGCGCGACGGCCTTCGCCGTCGCGCACCGGCCACTGCCGTGCCGGACCGAGCCGATGCTGCGCTTCGGACAGCCCGAGGAGGTCCCGGTGGTGCCGTGGGGGCCGCGCGGGTCCGACGTGTCCGTCCGGGGCATCGTCCACGTCCTGGAGCGGCGCCCCACGACCTCGGCGGCCCTGCTGGCCAACCACGGACTGATCGTGTTCGGCCCGGACCCGGCTGCGACCGCCCATCTGGTGGTGGCCGTCGAGGAGAGCGCCGAGGCGGAGATCGCGGCGGCGGCGATCGGCGGGGCCGTGGATTTCCCCGAGGGTGCCCTGGCCGCCGTACGCGCCTCGATCGCCCGGGTCGCGTCATGA
- a CDS encoding haloacid dehalogenase type II: MPADQLPVLVFDVNETLSDLTPLRGCFEDICAPGHLLATLFAGVLRDGFALTAAGAYVDFTDVARDGVRAVLSGLEGWAGDGEAAARHILDGFADLDVHPDVPDGIRRLSEAGYRLTAMTNGSVALTERLLDKAGVLDRFESLSDVSGPRCWKPAQAAYQYAVERVGVRPDQALMVAVHPWDIDGAQRAGLEGAWLRRGASAYPQTMTPPRHVARELQELADVLASGRRAAAPTK, from the coding sequence ATGCCCGCCGACCAGCTCCCGGTCCTCGTCTTCGACGTCAACGAGACACTCAGCGACCTCACGCCGCTTCGCGGCTGCTTCGAGGACATCTGTGCGCCCGGGCATCTGCTGGCGACCTTGTTCGCCGGGGTCCTGCGGGACGGCTTCGCCCTGACCGCAGCCGGCGCGTACGTGGACTTTACGGACGTCGCACGCGACGGAGTACGGGCAGTGCTGTCAGGGCTGGAGGGCTGGGCGGGCGACGGCGAGGCCGCAGCGCGACACATCCTGGACGGCTTTGCCGATCTGGACGTACACCCCGATGTGCCGGACGGCATCAGGAGGTTGAGCGAGGCGGGGTACCGGCTGACGGCGATGACCAACGGCAGCGTCGCCCTGACCGAGCGGCTGCTGGACAAGGCTGGCGTGCTGGACCGCTTCGAGTCCCTCTCCGACGTGAGCGGCCCACGCTGCTGGAAACCGGCCCAGGCCGCCTACCAGTACGCCGTCGAGCGGGTCGGCGTACGGCCAGACCAGGCACTGATGGTCGCCGTGCATCCCTGGGACATCGACGGGGCACAGCGAGCCGGACTGGAAGGCGCGTGGCTGCGGCGCGGGGCCTCCGCGTACCCGCAGACGATGACCCCTCCCAGGCACGTTGCGCGAGAGCTGCAGGAGCTTGCAGATGTGCTGGCCTCCGGTCGACGGGCCGCCGCACCAACCAAGTAA